A window from Sinorhizobium fredii encodes these proteins:
- a CDS encoding 3-ketoacyl-ACP reductase, whose product MTDKARPVAIVTGGRRGIGLGIARALAAGGFDIAITGIGDADGVAPVIAELEALRARAIFLRADIADLSGHQTTVDAVITAFGRIDCLVNNAGIASVVRGDFLDLKPENFDTIVGINLRGTVFFTQAVLKALLAVEAGAPRSIINITSVSAAMTSPERLDYCMSKAGLAAFSQGLALRLAETGIAVFEVRPGIIRSDMTAAVSGKYDALIAGGLVPVKRWGEPEDIGNIVAGLASGKFAFATGSVIQADGGLSISRL is encoded by the coding sequence ATGACGGACAAGGCTCGCCCCGTCGCGATCGTCACCGGCGGCCGCCGCGGCATCGGCCTCGGCATCGCCCGGGCTCTTGCGGCCGGTGGTTTCGATATCGCGATTACCGGCATCGGTGACGCGGACGGCGTGGCGCCGGTCATCGCCGAACTTGAGGCGCTCAGGGCACGCGCCATCTTCCTCCGGGCCGACATTGCGGATCTTTCCGGTCACCAGACAACCGTCGACGCGGTGATCACCGCCTTCGGCAGGATCGACTGCCTTGTGAATAATGCCGGCATCGCCTCCGTGGTGCGCGGCGATTTCCTCGACCTGAAGCCGGAGAATTTCGACACGATCGTCGGGATCAACCTGCGCGGCACGGTCTTTTTTACCCAAGCCGTTTTGAAGGCCCTGCTTGCGGTCGAGGCGGGCGCGCCACGTTCGATCATCAACATCACCTCGGTCTCCGCGGCGATGACCTCGCCGGAGCGGCTCGACTACTGCATGAGCAAGGCGGGCCTTGCCGCCTTCAGCCAAGGCCTGGCGCTGCGGCTCGCCGAGACTGGCATCGCGGTTTTCGAGGTGCGCCCGGGGATCATCCGCTCCGACATGACCGCCGCCGTCTCCGGCAAATACGATGCGCTGATCGCCGGCGGGCTGGTACCGGTCAAGCGTTGGGGCGAGCCCGAGGATATCGGCAATATCGTTGCCGGCCTCGCCAGCGGCAAATTTGCTTTCGCCACCGGCTCAGTCATTCAGGCCGATGGGGGCCTGTCGATCAGTCGACTTTAG
- a CDS encoding GMC family oxidoreductase: protein MAFDYIITGAGPAGCVLANRLSEDPTVKVLLLEAGGGDWNPLFHMPAGFAKMTKGVASWGWQTVPQKHMKGRVLRYTQAKVIGGGSSINAQLYTRGNAVDYDLWASEDGCAGWDYRSVLPYFKRAEDNQRFADDYHSYGGPLGVSMPVSSLPICDAYIRAGQELGIPYNHDFNGKQQAGVGFYQLTQRNRRRSSASLAYLSPIKDRKNLTVRTGARVARIVLEGSRAVGVEVVTAKGSEAVRAEREVLVSSGAIGSPKLLLQSGIGPADHLRSIGVEVRHDLPGVGGNLQDHLDLFVIAECTGDHTYDNVAKLHRTLWAGLQYVLFRSGPVASSLFETGGFWYADPNARSPDIQFHLGLGSGIEAGVARLKNAGVTLNSAYLHPRSRGTVRLSSADPAAAPLIDPNYWEDPHDRKMSLEGLQIAREIMQQPALEPFVLAERLPGKDIKTDEQLFDYGCANAKTDHHPVGTCKMGTDAAAVVDLELKVRGLEGLRVCDSSVMPRVPSCNTNGPTIMMGEKGADIIRGLPPLPQAVFEHERNDTRPRARAAIR, encoded by the coding sequence ATGGCATTCGACTACATCATCACCGGTGCCGGCCCGGCCGGCTGCGTGCTTGCCAATCGGCTGAGCGAGGATCCGACGGTCAAGGTGCTGCTGCTGGAAGCCGGCGGCGGCGACTGGAATCCGCTGTTCCACATGCCGGCCGGCTTTGCCAAGATGACCAAGGGCGTGGCGAGCTGGGGCTGGCAGACGGTGCCGCAGAAGCACATGAAGGGCAGGGTGCTGCGCTATACGCAGGCGAAGGTGATCGGCGGCGGTTCGTCGATCAATGCGCAGCTCTACACCCGCGGCAATGCCGTCGATTACGATCTCTGGGCGAGCGAGGACGGCTGCGCCGGCTGGGACTATCGCAGCGTGCTTCCCTATTTCAAGCGCGCCGAGGACAATCAGCGCTTCGCCGACGACTACCATTCCTATGGCGGGCCGCTCGGTGTCTCGATGCCGGTCTCGTCGCTGCCGATCTGCGACGCCTATATCCGCGCCGGCCAGGAGCTCGGTATTCCCTACAATCACGATTTCAACGGCAAGCAGCAGGCGGGCGTCGGCTTTTATCAGCTGACCCAGCGCAACCGCCGGCGCTCCTCCGCGTCGCTCGCCTATCTCTCGCCGATCAAGGATCGCAAGAACCTGACGGTGCGCACCGGTGCCCGCGTCGCCCGCATCGTGCTCGAAGGAAGCCGCGCCGTCGGCGTCGAAGTGGTGACCGCCAAGGGCAGCGAGGCGGTCCGCGCCGAACGGGAGGTGCTGGTCTCTTCCGGCGCCATCGGCTCGCCGAAGCTGCTCTTGCAGTCCGGCATCGGCCCGGCCGACCACCTGCGCTCGATCGGCGTCGAGGTTCGGCATGACTTGCCCGGCGTCGGCGGCAATCTGCAGGACCACCTCGACCTCTTCGTGATTGCCGAATGCACCGGCGACCACACCTATGACAATGTCGCCAAGCTGCACCGCACGCTCTGGGCGGGCCTTCAATATGTGCTTTTCCGCTCGGGTCCGGTCGCCTCGTCGCTCTTCGAGACCGGCGGCTTCTGGTATGCCGATCCGAATGCCCGCTCGCCGGATATCCAATTCCATCTCGGCCTCGGCTCGGGCATCGAGGCGGGCGTGGCGCGGCTGAAGAACGCCGGCGTCACGCTCAACTCCGCCTATCTGCATCCGCGCTCGCGCGGCACGGTTCGCCTTTCCTCGGCCGATCCGGCGGCCGCGCCGCTGATCGACCCCAACTACTGGGAGGATCCGCATGACCGCAAGATGTCGCTCGAAGGCCTGCAGATCGCCCGCGAGATCATGCAGCAGCCGGCCCTCGAACCCTTCGTGCTCGCCGAACGTTTGCCGGGTAAGGATATCAAGACGGACGAGCAGCTCTTCGACTATGGCTGCGCCAATGCCAAGACCGATCATCATCCGGTCGGCACCTGCAAGATGGGCACGGATGCGGCGGCTGTGGTCGATCTGGAGCTGAAGGTGCGCGGCCTAGAGGGTCTGCGGGTCTGCGACAGTTCGGTGATGCCGCGGGTGCCGTCGTGCAACACCAACGGGCCGACGATCATGATGGGCGAGAAGGGGGCCGACATCATCCGCGGCCTGCCGCCGCTGCCGCAGGCCGTGTTCGAGCACGAGCGCAACGACACGCGGCCGCGGGCTCGCGCGGCAATTCGCTGA
- a CDS encoding glycerate kinase type-2 family protein codes for MASIEPRSFLTSVFEAAVVAADPEAAIRAHLPKRPKGRTIVIGAGKAASQMAAAFERLWDGPFEGVVVARHGPIENCARIKVLQSAHPVPDEAGLIASAGLLERVEGLTADDLVIALVSGGGSALLPAPPNGLTLEDEIAVNRALLASGAPISAMNVVRKHVSRVKGGRLALAASPARVVSLVVSDVPGDNPAFVASGPTVPDRSSLEEAREIVARYAMALPERVVAHLRSDAARAPSPDDPAFAGNEVHVIASASVSLEAAAARARQSGIEAMILSDAIEGEARDIGRMHAALAREVALRARPFAKPVVLLSGGETTVTISGKDYGKGGRNSEFLLSLALDIDGVAGIDALAADTDGIDGSEDNAGAFADGTSVGRMRAAGADPRAHLARHDAWSAFAASGDLFAPGPTGTNVNDFRAILIR; via the coding sequence ATGGCATCGATCGAGCCGCGCTCCTTTCTGACCTCCGTCTTCGAGGCTGCCGTCGTGGCGGCCGACCCTGAAGCCGCCATTCGCGCCCATCTGCCGAAGCGGCCGAAGGGGCGAACGATCGTGATCGGTGCCGGCAAGGCGGCAAGCCAAATGGCCGCCGCCTTTGAGCGGCTCTGGGACGGCCCGTTCGAAGGGGTGGTGGTCGCTCGCCATGGGCCGATCGAAAATTGCGCCCGCATCAAGGTGCTGCAATCGGCCCATCCCGTGCCGGACGAGGCGGGGCTCATCGCCTCCGCGGGACTCCTCGAACGGGTCGAGGGACTGACCGCCGACGACCTGGTGATTGCGCTTGTCTCCGGCGGCGGCTCCGCGCTGCTGCCGGCGCCGCCGAATGGGCTGACGCTCGAGGACGAGATTGCCGTCAACCGGGCGCTGCTTGCTTCCGGGGCACCGATCTCGGCGATGAACGTGGTGCGCAAGCACGTGTCGCGGGTCAAGGGTGGGCGCCTGGCCCTCGCCGCCTCGCCGGCACGCGTCGTCAGTCTGGTCGTATCGGACGTCCCGGGTGACAATCCCGCCTTCGTCGCCTCCGGGCCGACCGTGCCGGACCGGTCGAGCCTGGAAGAGGCACGCGAGATCGTCGCGCGCTACGCCATGGCGCTGCCGGAGCGGGTCGTCGCCCATCTTCGCTCGGATGCGGCGCGCGCACCGAGCCCCGACGATCCTGCCTTTGCCGGCAACGAGGTCCATGTGATCGCTTCGGCGAGCGTGTCGCTGGAAGCTGCGGCGGCGCGGGCGCGGCAGAGCGGCATCGAGGCGATGATCCTGTCGGATGCGATCGAGGGCGAGGCGCGCGATATCGGCCGCATGCATGCCGCACTCGCCCGCGAAGTGGCGTTGCGCGCCCGACCTTTCGCCAAACCCGTCGTGCTGCTTTCCGGCGGCGAGACGACGGTGACGATTTCCGGCAAGGACTACGGCAAGGGCGGCCGCAACAGCGAGTTCCTCTTGTCGCTGGCGCTCGACATAGATGGCGTCGCGGGGATCGATGCGCTCGCCGCAGACACGGACGGCATCGATGGTTCTGAAGACAATGCCGGCGCCTTTGCCGACGGGACGAGTGTCGGCCGCATGCGGGCGGCAGGCGCCGATCCCCGCGCCCATCTCGCCCGCCACGACGCATGGTCGGCCTTCGCCGCCAGCGGCGATCTCTTCGCGCCGGGTCCTACCGGCACCAATGTCAATGATTTCCGGGCGATCTTGATTCGCTGA